CAGGAGTACTTTTGAAtctcaagaaaaagaaatggataTGTTGTCTAACCTTTTCTCTCCTTCTAATGCAAGGTctacaaaattttattgaatgatgttcttcttgttctcaGTAACTTCCAACTTATTACagtttttatgatttcagggaaataaaaaatagtctTTATGACCCAGCGTTTGAGGCAATCGGCCTGCCTATTGACCCCCATCTTCGAATGTttcaagcaagcaagcaattCCTCCAATGAAGAGATAGTGGGTTTTGGTCACCTTTAACTTGTCTGGCAAGGGTTAACACTTGCTATAATATATCTTACTGTATTAAGGTCAACTAATAAATAGACAGTGTAACTCTGACATTATAGTCCATCATAACTATAAGGGCACATTCCTTTATGAATTTTGTAAaatgtttttatatttatattttaaattttctatcTAGTTCCAGTTCTCATGTTACTttaaaatctatatataaCAATCATGACTTGAGAATTTTATGGAGAAGCATGGCAACCatggaataaaaaaatgtaataaatatgtgaatgagaaagaagaaaaaaatcccTTGAATAAGAACACATCATCCCCTTATATGTAAGGAAGAGGAGGTGCCAAAAGGTTAAATTCCATTAAGAAGTACTGATAATTGGTACAACATTCCTTGTTATGAAAATAGGAAGATCAATAAACAATTGCCTCTTGGCTTTTAACATCTGATTGATTGGAAGGGAAATGCGGTGTAGCAGTGTTTCATTTGGGGAATGGCTTTTATCCACAGTAAGCTGCTGCATTAAGGTACAGCTAACCTGTGCAGGAGCCAGGATGAACATGGTAGGTGGGTGATACAATTGACGTGAGACCACAGGTCCTTGCGAAACAAACGAATAACAGGTTTAAATCGGTTCATACAAACAATCATCCATATAATCCTCAAGAATCAAGCTTGCCTGGGGAGGTTTGATTTACAATTTgtagaaacaaagaaataacaGATGGCATGGAAGTTATGCAAACCAGAAGAACAAATGTTTTCTTCTATACAGGAGTGCTGTTAAGTATCTGTAGTCTGGTTTGTCGTTAGGGATACTCATATTCAATTTTCAGACTTGATTATTCCTGATTCTACTTTCAAGaattaaatgattttatttctcGGTTTTCCAAGGTTTTCTGCTGCAAAGATGTAAATTTGGTTAATTGTGGCTGGCTTTCAACTCTTTAGCCTGCTATTGTACTTCTGTACATAGATTTTTTGCACAATATTctaattaaaaatagataCAAAAGTTAGTTGGTATGGAATTTGACATATTATTGTGTGGTAGACAAATAAAAGATATACAAATATATCCAATGTTTACAAACAAGACCCAGGAAAAGAAGATGCATCAGGACAAAGGATAGATCCTTGATATTATCTCAACTTGGTTCTGTCTACTCACTCTACTTTCATTTTAAAACACCCGATAACAGAAATCAAGATTACATAGTATTAATACATTCTAAAAGTAGGCCACTAATTCTAattattcaacaaaaagaaaacaagatcCATCTCTTGACAAAAACTAACCTCAATAAAGAGTGTTATCAAAAACCCAAGGTTCATGCACGAAAAGCTCTCGGCCATTCAGTTGCACTGTTCCTGAAGCTATGTCCTCTGCACGTTTCCTTGCTGCTTCAGCTCTTCTGGCAGATGCATCATCATCCTACAAAAACATGTATACATATgagaatatataaaaaattcgtTACTTCCACCAACccaaacaaaactaaaaaacaaaaacaagaacaagactCTTAATAGATATTGCAAGTCTGAAAGAGGCACAGGCAAGAGCCTATAACCATAGAAGACAACATTAGATTCTTAAGAATAACAAGTGATCAGTACCTAAAATCTACTACAAGGCCCGGAAGACCGTGACAATTTATACCTTGCAATGCTGCTAGCAGAAACACACTAATTCTACACATCAAGGAAGTCCTTATATCTACAATTACCAATCAATACAAACCTTGAAATCCATCACACACAAATTacacataaaagaaagaaaattttctctaTTTGCATATTCTAAGCAATATCTTATATTGTATTTGCACCCAAAAAGTAGTGGTATTTAATCACACATGAAGCTTCCAATTCCAAATTATGTAATGTTGATACAATTTAACACCAAAATGGGAAAGaatgagagaaaaacaaaCCCTAGGCCCTAAAAATCAAAAGCAAGAGAAATtttgcaaaaggaaaaagaaaaaaaaccttctGGCGTTTCCAGGCGAGGAACTGGGCCTTCGTCATGGACCTCGGGTTCTCGCCTTGCTTATTTTCTAGCTCTTCCGCTTCTActcccatttttttttctcggatttttcttccttccaaaCAGAGGGTCTGAGAGTCTGAGACTATGGAAAATAACGGCGTTAGGTGGTTTATTGTCTCTTTGACGCGGGGAATTTCCTGATTCGGTGTCGTTGGAGCGAACTTAATGAGAACGACGTGTCGTTCGACTAACTAAGCCTCCATAGTTAGGGATAAGAAGAtacaattttttgttgttgtcaaaGTTAAGGAAGAGGGGGGTGTTTTCTTACGCACATTGTCAATGTGTTAATAAGATCCGAACTTAAGATAAGAGGTTTGTAAGTTAAGGATATTTTCCACTAGGTTGGAGTTAAGGACATTTTCCACTAGGTTAGAACTCCATTAATAGAAGATACATATCTTCAATGAGCTACAATACAACAAGCCTTTAGACTTGGACACGGTTCGGTGTACCGCCTAAATTATAAACGGCATCAATCATGTCTATAATGATTTAACTAAATCGTAAAGCAACCCAATAGGATCGGTTTAGGCCAGTTCGGTTTACTTAGATTTGTAATTTGGGTTGGTCAGTtctggtttttattttagacCAAATTTCTAATTCTTTTGATTGTATGGTGTCTTTGCCCctcaaatttgaagaaaatcatgtttttctactttttcaaagggtaaaaagattttttttttgttttttttgttttggttttgtattttttttgctaAAGGGGTAAAAAGTATTATTAATCCAAGTACTAATGCATGTTTTTCAAGTGCATAAGTAACTATTCTTAGctacttgagctacaagttGATTGCTATTTTCCTTCCCACCTTTGTAAACATTAATGACTAAACCAACCTCCTTGTATATggccaaaacaagaaaatactCAAACATCTCTTTACTTAATTCCCTACTTTACAGTCACAGCACATAAGGCTATGcataattttagggtttagtcATGGTTTTTGATGTAATTAATATCCAATAAGGCCACTCAAACCATCAACATCTGCTCCCACCTGCCACTTTGGGATTGAGGCACGCATCTACAGCTTCACCAACAGTGAGGAAAACCCTCTCCCCTCCAATTATGTCTAACAATTTGGCCACCTTTAGCCTGTGAATCACTTGCCATCTTGGGTTGGCCATAGCTAACTGCAatcaaacataaacaaaatcaTTGAAAACAAGTTTACATATATATCAGAcact
The window above is part of the Prunus dulcis chromosome 1, ALMONDv2, whole genome shotgun sequence genome. Proteins encoded here:
- the LOC117616834 gene encoding uncharacterized protein LOC117616834; this encodes MGVEAEELENKQGENPRSMTKAQFLAWKRQKDDDASARRAEAARKRAEDIASGTVQLNGRELFVHEPWVFDNTLY